AAATAGAAGGTATAAAAACCAGTAACATCGGAATAACGGCCGGAACCATTGCATAGATACTTTTAAAGTCTTGGTTATAACGGTAACGCATTTCGATATTTGCAGCAGACAAGCTTGGAGTATATCCTAGAGTTTGACGAGCTAATGAAAGTATATAGTTATAATGCATCCCGCTTATATACCCTTTAATAGTCTCTGCCCTAAAAGGCATAGCTCCATCGATCCATACACCGATCTCAACATCTCGTCCCTGTTTCAAATTACGCCCAAAACCGGGCGGTATCTCAAGGGCAACGGCAATCTTTCCACTTCGCATACGCTGTTCAAGTTCATCTTGGGAATAGATAGGGGATTGTTCGAGAAAATATCTGGATCCTGAAAGGTTTTGAATATAGTCACGGCTTTGAGGTGTGCGATCTTGATCGAGCACTGCAAAACGCAGATCCTCTACATCCATTGTGATCCCATATCCCAAAGTGAGCATAAGTAAAATTGTACCTAATGAAGCGAACATAAGGCGTATCGGATCACGCAAAAGTTCTAGTGTTTCACGATAGCTGTAACCAAAAAGACGCAGCGGGCTAAAAAAACGGTTCGGTTGTTTTGACTGTTCAAACTCTACCACTTCAGCTTCACTCTCTTTTTCTCCCTTAACTCCGCTTGCTTCTTCCAAATACTCGATAAATGCTTCTTCAAGTGTTTCTTTATTTCGTTGTTTTGTTAGTGCTTCAGGTGTATCACTTGCAAGTACACGCCCCTCATGCATCAGTGATATTCTGTCACAGCGCTCACCCTCATTCATAAAGTGAGTTGAGACAAATATAGTTACACCGTCATTACGAGAGAGGTCTATCAGCAGCTCCCAGAAACGATCCCTAGATATCGGGTCAACTCCGGAAGTCGGTTCGTCAAGTATAAGCATTTTAGGATGGTGTACAACCGCTACAGCTAAAGAGAGGCGCTGACGGATTCCTAAAGGAAGATCAGCCGTTAAAGAGTCTTTGTAATGCTCTAAATCAAAACGCTCTATCATCTCATCAATACGCTTTTTAATCTTCTCTTTTGGAATGTGAAACAATCTTGCATGGAGCATAAGGTTCTGAACTACTGTTAGCTCACTATAAAGAGAAAAAGATTGCGTCATATAGCCTACTTGATTTCTCGTAGCCATATCCTGAGCATCTGTCGGTTGTTCAAATAGCCATGATTCTCCGCTAGAAGGGGTTAATAACCCCGTTAACATCTTCATAGTTGTTGTTTTCCCACAACCGTTTGAACCTAAAAATCCAAAAATTTCACCACGTTCAATAGAGAAACTTACATCATCAACAGCAGTAAAGTCGCCAAAACGCATAGTCAAACCTTTGGCAACGATAGCTTTAGTTTCATCTTCTTGAACTCTGCGTGGAGGAATTTGTAAAAGTTCATGCCCTTGTCGTTTTGCTTCAGGAAGTAAAGCGATAAATGCTTCATCAAGATTGGTAGTTTTCGTTTGTAAGAGAAGTTCTTTAGGTGTTCCCGTAGAGAGAATTTTACCCTCATCCATCGCAACAAGCCAGTCAAAGCGCTCAGCCTCTTCCATATAAGCCGTTGCAATAATGACACTCATCCCTTCACGTCTTTTTCGAATTCTCTCAACAAGCTCCCAAAACTGACGTCTGGAGAGCGGGTCTACACCCGTTGTCGGCTCATCAAGTATTAAAAGTTCTGGATCGTGAATCAGGGCACAACAAAGTCCCAGTTTTTGTTTCATCCCTCCAGATAATTTTCCTGCCGGACGATCTCTAAAGGGAGTCAGCCCCGTACTGGCTAATAGTTCTGTAATTCTTGCTTTTCTCTCAGCCTTGCTTTGACCAAACAGACGGCCGAAAAAATCGATGTTCTCTTCAACTGAGAGTGACATATAAAGGTTTTTGCCTAAACCTTGAGGCATAAATGCAATGCGTGGCCCTATAGCATTTCTGTCATTTTGCAAATCAATATTATGATCAAGTACTTCGATAGAACCTTTTTGCAGTTTACGAACCCCTGAGAGCAATGCAAGTACACTTGATTTACCCACACCGTCAGGGCCTATAAAACCAACCATACATCCTGAGGGTATATCTAAACTTACATTATCTACCGCTATCGTATTACCATAGTGATGAGAAAGGTTTTCTATATGGACAACCGGTTTCATGGAGCAGTTTTATTATTCTCTGTAACTTCAAGATATAGTGGCCACGGCGTTGAACTCTCTAAACGCACATAAGCAACACCCGGAAGACCGCTTTTGGCACTTTTAAAACCATCTTTTATAATTTTTGGATCAACCTTTACTTTTATGCGGAACATAAGTTTTGCACGCTCCTTATCAGTTTCAATCTCCTTTGGAGTAAACTGTGCCTCAGGAGAAACAAAAGATACAAAAGCGGGTATCGGCTTGTTTGGCAATGCATCGATCATAATACGTGCTTCACTCCCTATTGCCACACGTCCTGCATCAGCAGTAGGTAGAAATATTGTCATAAATGTATCAGTTACATCTAAAAGAGTATATAGTTTTGTACCGCTGCCGACAATCTCACCCGGTTCAACTAGTTTATATAACACCCTAGCGTTGATCGGAGCATATAAACTACACTCTTCAATATTGACTTTTATAGTCTCTACTTGCGCCTTTGCCGCTTCTATTGAAGCCTCGGCACTGACAACCTGAGCTTTTGCAGCTGCTAGAGCTGCTTTTGCACTTTTGAGTCTTGTTTCATCTTGTTGCAGCTGTACTAAAGAAATATTTTTATTTACATAGAGTGATTTTGAACGTTCTAAATTCTTTTGTGCAAGAGACAATTCGCTTTTGCGTTGAGCTACTATTGCTTTTGAATACTCTTTTTGCTGAATAGCCTGCTGCACCATCGCTTCTGTTTGTTTTAACCTTGCCTCTAACTCTTTGGTATCAAGTTTAGCCATTAACTGACCTTTTGAAACTATCTCACCCTCTTGCACCAATACATCTTTTACCCGTCCCGGATACTTCGTAGCTATATCAACTTCCGTCATCTCAAGGCGCCCGTTTCCTGATGCAAAGGCATCACTCAGCTGATTTGAATTTAAGTTTTCCATCATGTAATATATGATGAAAGCGCCAACAACTAAAACTCCGAAGAGAACCTTTTTTAAAACAGTTTTATTCATTCTTTTGCCTTTGATGTTTTGTGTGATTGGTTATGTGAATTTTCTAAAGTTGAGAAAAACTCTTTTGTAAACGATTTACGCTCAGATTCATCCATAAAAAAGTCAAACCTTCCCATATCTCTTTGCAAGTTCATCAGATCTGTTAGAAACTTATAGATGGCACTTGCAGATCTTTGATCAGCCAAAAGGGTTTCATTTTGGGCTACAAGCAGATCGGTCATAGAACGAGTCCCTTTTGCATAGTTGTTTTGCACAAGCTCAAAACTTTTTTTGGCCGCTTTTGCTGCTTGTTGTGTCAGTTCGATAGAGGGATAACTAGAGCGGATAGTATGGAGATCGTAACGGATCTGTTGCTCTATTGAGTTTTCCTCTTGCTCTTTTGAGAGTTGCAATTGCTGCAATTTAAGCTGAGAATGTGATGAACGGGCACCTCTAGCACTCCCCTCGTATAAAGGGAGTGAAAGGACAACACTTGCACTCCAATTGGTTTGATCTTCCAAACTAAAACCTGATGCAGGGTTACGTTGTTCATCAAAAACTCTCGATACCTCTCCCACAAACTCAACATCTGGTGAGAAGTACGTTCTACGATCCGATGTCAGCTTACGCTTTTGAGCAGCTATGTACCCGTTGTACATCTGCAACTCCGATGCATTTTTTAACCCCTCTTGAACAATATAATCATTTATACGCTTTAGTTCATTTTCATTTGAGATCAAAGAGAGGAGTTCTTTATTGCTGATAAGTAACGCCGGATCTTCTAATGTAGCAGGCGTAGTTTTTATTCTCTGTGTTATAGGACGGTTTAAAATCAAATTAAGTGCATCTTTCGCCTGTTCTACACCCGCTTTTTCCTGAAGTACACGCTGTTTTGAAGTAGCGATTCTACTCTCCCAATGATAAAGATCGGAAAGATCAGAGGTTCCTGCATCTACACGAGCTTGTGCCATCTCTAGATTGGACTTGGTCAGTTTTAGATTCTCTTTTTCTACTTTCAATTGTGTCTGTGCAATGAGTATATTTAAAAACATTGTTGTAGCTTGTTCCACAACATCCATCTCTAATGTACGCTGCTGTGCTACAGTGGCAGCTTTTACTTTTTTTTGTATCTCTAAAGCAGCCAAAGCTTTTTCTGAAAAAAGAACCTGATGAACTTTAATAGCACCCATTGAACTTTTCTCGGCATAAAAACCGTTTTTTACATATACATTATCACTGTTTTGCTGTGTATATGAGAGACTACCTCTAATTTGAGGGAGTAAGACGGAGCGAACCTCTTTGATGTTTTCATCTTCCTGTTTTATTCCAAGTTCTCCTGCAATAATATAAAGATTGTTTTTTATTGCCAGTTTGGCAACATCGCTTAAACTCAGTGCCTTCCCTTCTATCACTTCGCCATCCCCTATCACTTTTGCTTTATTAAGAAGTTCAAAAGAGGGATAGACACCAATTTTATTTGTAGTATTTAAATTGATCAGAAGTTGGTGTTTGTCTTCAAATTTTGTAGGCAATTGTTGCGCTTCTTCACCTCGCAATACGGCTTGAATATTTAGTGCTAACTGTCTAATCCTTCTAGATGTATTTTCAGTCGATACCGATGACATCATAACCCCGTCATAAACATTTAGGTCATCTCCTAAAGAGTAACTTGGAAGACGTTTCTGCACTAAAGTGTCTATTAGCTTTTGTTTCGATCCACTACTTAAAGATGGAAGCGGTGTAAGCATAACGGCCTGAGTATCAGCAGGTATTTGTTCAAGCAGGTTTTTAGAACCGCTTACAACAACATGGAAATTAATCCCTCTGTTTAAAGTAGATCTTTTCAAACTCTCCATTGCATTAGGAAGTGAAGATGAGAGTTTTTCATCTACGATAAGGGTCATATTTTTAAAACTTACAACATTTAAAAAGTCATTAAGTGCAACATCAAAAGGGGTTCCAAAAGCAAGATAGTTCATATTTGCTTTAGTAGTTTGAGATTGTTGTTCGAAATGTAATAGATAAGGTGCAAAAGTTGGTTTTTTAAGTTTTGTTTTTTTAAAAGCAGTATTTGCAGAGACCAGACCTATCGTAATGATCATATCAACCTTTGGATCGTTTTGTAATCTCTCTAATGCCGCATGAGCTTGAGAAGTCGACCAGTCAATAACTAAAGGGTTTAAAAAATGAATTTTAAATTCACTTTGTGTCATCACTTTGAGTTCTGTTGAGAGTTCATCTTTGATATTTTGATACTGAGAAGTTTGTGCATCCATTACAATAGCAACATCTACTTCTGCAGATTGTGGTGCACCCCATAAGCTGATAGTTGCGAAAACTGTTAATAAAAGTAGTTTCATCTTATCCATAACTCTCCCTTTCATCTGTTCTCAACCAGTAATAAAAAACTCTCCACCAGCTCATCGCTTTTTTGGAGCAAATCATCATTTACAATAACCCAGTATTTCACCATTGCAGTACTAATACTATCATACAACAGGGTCATTTCCAATGAAGTTTTAGAAGTTTTTACTTTTTCTCTTAAAGGCTCCATTATATTTTCGCTAATAAATTTATATACATGCATCATAACATCATCTTCATCGGTAATGTTGTAAGTATTTATGTAAAACAGCGGATGATTTACACCTAGATGAAGTACATTTTTATGAGACATAAATGCTTGAAATTTTATGTTTGTCAGTATTTGAAGTTTTTCATACGGATCGTTTACATCTTTTATTTCATTCTCCAGTATCTCAAGATAGTAATCAATTTGATTCAATATATAGTTGTTGTAAAGGTTCTCTTTTGAACCGAAAATTGTGTAGATAGAGCCAACTGACACACCGACATTTGAGGCCAGCTCTGCTACTTTCATATTTTCATAACCCTCATTTTGGAAGAGTTTTGATGCCTCTTCAAGTATTAAGTCTCTTTTGAGCTCTTGAACTTTCTTTTTTAAACTCATACTATTTTCCTTTGGAACATTCCACTCATTGTAGTGCAGCAATTCATAAAATGAACTTAATTCATTCTAAATACAATATTAAAAATATTTAGAGTTTTCGAAGACAAATATCTGGTTTATACTATAATTGCGATCTTATTTAAATTTTTAGCATCATATATGGAGTACCCTTAAATGGCAGATACAACACAAATAATTACCCTCTATACAGAACTGGCAAATAATCCACAAAAAGATTTTGGATGGGATAAAGGCCTTGAAAATGCCAAGGCTCATCGTTATAAACAAGAATGGATTGAGAAACTTCCTTCTGAAGTATGGGAGTATTGTGCCGCAGTGGGTAATCCTTTTTCTCTGGGTGAGATTCAAGAAGGAGAGAGTGTTGTTGATCTTGGATGCGGTGCAGGTGTTGATTTACTCGTAAGTGCATTAAAAGTTGGAGATAAAGGTCAGGCAATCGGCATAGACATAACTCCTAAGATGGTTGAAAAAGCGAAATATCACGCTGAACTTGCCGGACTTACAAATGTAATTGTAAAAGAATCTAGCTTTGATGATACCGGTCTTGAAGAAAACAGCATAGATGTTGTGATCTCAAATGGAGCGATTAATTTAACGGCTTGTAAAGAGAGTGTCTTTGCTGAGATTCACAGAATACTAAAACCTAATGGAAGGTTGATGTTTGCAGATATGATCGATATCACAAAAAGCTCAAGTGAGTGTTGTTCCGAACAAGCAACTGCCTGCTGCTCTTCAGAACAAGAGGATTGGGCGAACTGTGTCGCCGGAACATTACGTAAAGATGAACTTATAAACATAATGAAGCAAGCCGGTTTTGAAAATATTGAGTTTAAGGGCTTAACACATTACACAACAGCAGAGACTACACAAGGTGCCCTCTTCAGAGCCATCAAAAAACCTCTAGATGAAGTACGAAAAGATTACTGGAATAATTTTTTTAATACAAGAGATTATACACAGGTACTATGGCACCAAACACACCCAAGCAGATCGCTTGAACAGATTCAACAATATGCATCTAAAGATGATCCTATTATAGATGTTGGCTGTGGAGCTTCTTTACTTGTTGATAACTTGATCGCAGAGGCATATAAGAACATCTCTTTACTTGATGCGGCTGCAGAACCATTGGAGACTGTCAAAAAAAGACTTGGTGAGAATGCAGAGATCCCTACTTTTAACTGTTCAGATATTCTCAACTTTAAACCGAAACAAAAGTTTAAAGTATGGCACGATAGAGCTATGTTTCACTTTTTACTAAACCCTTCAGACAGAAAAAAATATTTTGAAGCTTTAAAAGAAAGTTTACTGCCTGACGGTATTGCAATCATAAATACTTTTGCAATAAACGGAGAAACAGAGTGTGCCGGTTTAAAAACAGCACAATATAGCAGCGATATTATCAAAAATGAACTGCCAAAAGGTTTGAGTTTGGTTAAAAGTGAAGAGTTCATCCATATTACACCAAAAAATACAGAACAAAAATATTGTGCATTCTTTATAAAGTCAGATATTTAAAATAAAATATATAATTATTTTAGGATAAGGATAAGATATAAATGGTGGTCACGATTGGACTTGAACCAACGACCACTTCCATGTCAAGGAAGCACTCTACCACTGAGTTACGCGACCACTTAAAAAAGAGAATAGAATTTTATCCAAAAAATCTTAAATTAATTTGGATAGTTAAAAAAAGTTTTATAGCGGGGCGAATTTTGTAAAATATTGGAATATTCTCAACATTTTACTTTTAATTTAGGTATAGAAGTTGTATAATTTCACCTCTTAGATGATACTAAGATACAGGTATCAATTTTTTAAAATACCCCGAAGGTAAAAAATGGACATTAAAGAATTAGAAGATTTAGGACTAAAAAGTATTGGTCAAGTCTTTCACAACTTAAGCTATGACGAGCTTCATAAACATGAGCTGGCCAATCATGAAGTGGAAGCAACCAACCAAGGTGCGACCGCAGTCGACACAGGTATTTTCACTGGACGTAGCCCAATGGATAAATACTTTGTCGAACGCGATCCATCAAACAAATATATCGCGTGGGGCGATGTAAATAAACCCGTATCTCAAGATATTTTTGAAGAGCTTTATGAAGTTGCTTGTGAACAACTTTCAAATAAAGACTTATATGTTACAGATGTTTTCTGTGGCTCATCTCCAGCTTCTAAGCGTTCTGTACGTTTCGTATCAGAAATCGCATGGCAATCTCACTTTGTAAAAAACATGTTTATCCGCCCAACTTCTGCTGAACTTGAAGTTTTCAAATCTGACTTTACAGTACTTAACGCTTGTAAAACAGTAAATGACAAATGGAAAGAACACGGACTTAACTCAGAAGTTTTCGTTATGTTCGATGTTGAAAGAAACATAGCAATTATTGGTGGTACATACTACGGTGGAGAGATGAAAAAAGGTATCTTCTCTATGATGAACTACTGGTTACCATTAGAGGGTAAACTTTCTATGCACTGTTCTGCGAATGTTGGAAAAGATGGTGACACTGCACTATTCTTCGGACTTTCAGGAACAGGAAAAACTACACTTTCAACAGATCCAAACCGCGCACTTATCGGTGATGACGAGCATGGTTGGGACAATCACGGGGTATTTAACTTCGAAGGTGGATGTTATGCGAAAGTTATCAACCTTGATCCAAAAAGTGAACCTGAAATCTACAGCGCGATCAAAAAAGACGCTCTTTTAGAAAACGTTGTAACAAATGATGATGGTGAAGTTGATTATGATGACGGTTCAAAAACTGAAAATACTCGTGTATCTTACCCTATTGAACACATTCCAAATCACAAACAAGATCTTATGGCAGGTCACCCGAAAAACATCATCTTCTTAACTGCAGATGCATTTGGTGTACTTCCTCCGGTATCTAAACTTACTCGTGAACAAGCAATGTACTACTTCTTAAGTGGTTATACTGCAAAAGTTGCAGGAACTGAGCGTGGTATTACTGAGCCGGTAGCAACATTCTCTGCATGTTTCGGAGAAGCTTTCTTACCACTTCACCCAACAGTTTATGCAAAACTTTTAGGTGAAAAAATCGATAAACACGGTGTAAATGTTTACCTTGTTAACACTGGATGGACTGGTGGAAAATACGGTACTGGTAAACGTATGAGCATCAAAGATACTCGTGAATGTATCAACTCTATCTTAGACGGTTCAATCAACAACTGTGAATTTGAAACTACTGAGGTGTTTGGTTTAAATATTCCTAAAACTTTAGGTGAAATCAAACCGAGCGTATTAAATCCGAAAAATGCTTGGAAAGATACGGAAGAGTTCAATAAAACAAGAAATACTCTTGCAAATATGTTCGTAGAAAACTTCCACAAATATCAGACTGAAGACAGCGAATTCGACTACTCTGCAGCTGGACCGAAAATAAAATAAAACACTTCTAATAACAAAGACTACTTTTTAGTAGCCTTTGTTAAATAGATCCAAATTAACCCCCCGATCGTAAAAACAATCACCGGTGCCAACCATTTATTTTCAGATATATAGAGTGCAAATGCTTTAAGCGGTGCTCCAAAAAAGTAACTTGCAAGTCCAAATACAAGTGCCCATATAGCTGCCGCAAAAAAGTTAAGAAATGCAAACTTTTTAAAGTCATACTTTGTTAATGCAATTGCGATCGGAATAATCGTTTTAAGTCCATAGATATATTTTTGAATAAATATAACCCAGTCCCCGTGTTTCTTCATCATCATATGAGAAAGTGCCAGCTTTCGTCTATGTTTTCTAAGCCCCTCCATCATCATATGTTTTTGATTTCTAGTCAGCCAAAAAAGAAGTACATCCCCAAGCATATTACCCATAAAAGCAACTGCCATTGAAGTAGCTAAGTCCATTTTTCCCATGTAACTAAGAACTCCTGCAGCGATCAGTCCTACAAAACCACCGCCAAGTGAGTATAAAAATAGTGCTATATATCCGTATGTAGCTAAAGAGCTAAATGTTTCTTCCATTTGTAAATATTCCTATTATTAATTTTTTAATCTGTTTTCTATTATTCTAGTTCAGTATAGAGTTGTTTTCTAAGAGGCTCAGACCATAGGGAGGATTTGTCCTCTTATAAAATAACTCTATGCCGCTATAAAGACTTACAGCTGTTTTATTTTTGCGATCTCATCACGAAGACGTGCAGCTTCTTCAAAGTTTAACTCTTTTGCAGCCTGTTTCATTTTCAATGACAACTCTTTTACCACTGCTTTTTTCTCGCTAGCAGGCATTTTATCCATTTTTTTATGTTTTTGATACAATCCGCCGCCATCTTCAATCTTCAAGTTTTCATCGAGTGTTCTTTTTGTTGTTTTTGGAGTGATGCCATGCTCTTTGTTAAACTGCTCCTGTATCTCACGTCTGTATGCTGTTGTATCCATTGCGCGCTGCATTGAGCCCGTGACCTTGTTGGCATAAAGGATAACTCTTCCGTTTTCATTTCTTGCTGCACGCCCGATCGTTTGAATTAATGCTGTTTCGCTTCGTAAAAAGCCCTCTTTATCTGCATCTAATATAGCTACTAAACTCACTTCAGGCAGGTCTAAACCTTCACGAAGCAAGTTGATACCTATTAGTACATCAAACTCTCCAAGACGCAATGATCGGATGATCTGGTTACGCTCGATCGTATCTATATCCGAGTGCATATACTGTACCTTTATTCCAAGGTCTGCAAGATATTTTGTAAGTGCTTCAGCCATCTTTTTCGTAAGAACCGTAACAAGTATACGCTCATCTTTTTCGATGATTTTTTTGATCTCATCGTGAATATCTTCCACCTGGTTATCTGATGGTTTTACCTCAACGATAGGATCTAAGAGTCCAGTCGGACGAATAATCTGTTCCGCTTTTACAGCAGATCGCTCTAGTTCATACTCATTCGGTGTCGCTGAAACAAAAAGATAGTGCGGCGCTTTGTGAATATACTCGTCAAGTTTCAGAGGACGGTTATCTAGTGCTGAAGGAAGTCTAAAACCATACTCTACTAGCACCTCTTTTCTAGCCCTGTCCCCTGCATACATCCCTCTGTACTGAGGAAGTGAAACGTGTGATTCATCCACGATCACAAGATAATCTTTGTGATTTACCTCAAAATAATCTAGCAATGTAAAAGGTGCTTCACCCGGTTTTTTATTTGTTAAAAGTCTTGAATAGTTCTCGATCCCTTTACACATACCCGTAGTCTCAAGCATCTCAAGATCAAACTCAACACGTTGTTTTAAACGCTGGTATTCAACAAGTTTTCCCTCTTTTTGAAAATATTCAAGCCTCTCATCAAGCTCCTCTTCAATTCTTTTAATAGCTAGCGCCATTTTGTCTTGAGAAACACTGAACTGGCTTGTTGCATAGATCGTAAAACTTTTATGCTCTTCGAGTTTTTTGTTATCAATCACGTCAAACGTATAGATAGCTTCGATCTCATCTCCAAAAAACTCAATGCGGATCGCTTCTTGTTCAAAGTACGGAGGATACACGTCAATAGACTCACCGTTTACACGAATATGCCCGCTGTCAAAGTATGAGTCGTTACGAGAGTAACCCATCTCTACCAAACGAAGCAACAGTTGTTTTTGATTGATCTCATCCCCTACTTCGATCGCTTGTACCATAGTCATATACTCTTCGGGATCTCCCAAACCATAGTTTGCAGAAACTGAAGCAATTACAATAACATCATCATATGAAAGAAGATTTGCCGTAGAACTTAAACGAAGACGCTCAAGCTCATCATTGATCGCACTATCTTTTTCAATAAAAAGATCTTGACGGGGGATATACGCTTCAGGTTGATAATAATCGTAGTAAGATACAAAATACTCAACATGATTGTTTGGAAAAAACTGACGAAATTCAGAATAAAGCTGTGCCGCCAAAGTTTTATTATGGGTCATAATGATCGTCGGGCGTTTTACTTTTTCGATGATTCTAGCCATTGTATGGGTTTTTCCACTTCCCGTTACACCTACTAGTGTTTGGTACTGGTTCCCTGCTAAAATCGAATTAGCTAACTTCTCGATCGCCTGAGGCTGATCTCCGGCTGGTTGATATGGTGATGCTACTGTAAAATTAGGTTCTTTTTTCATAGGTGGAATTATAACTAATTGGGGACAATAAATATTTTAAGTCTTTTTGTATATAATTTACCTTTATATCTTATGAAGTGATTAATAATGAAAAAACTCAGTATCCTTTTTATCTTACTCCTAACAACTATTTTTCTGGTATGGGTTTTCATGCCGCTGGGTAAAGATACTGCACCAACTACAATAGAAAACTCCACTAAAACTGATGTAATACATCTAAAGTTTGGACATAATATTCCCGTAGACAGCGCTATGCATGAAGCTGCTGTAAAATTTGCACAAGAGGTAAAACAAAAGACAAATTCTCATGTAATTATCGATATATTCCCTTCTCAACAATTAGGAAATGACCATCAAATGGTAGAGATGGCAAGAGAGGGTGATATAGATATCATTTTAACACCTACGGCAAAGATGAGTGTAGCGGTACCTTCTATGCAGTATGCAGATCTTCCGTTTTATTTTCCGTCACGCCAGGATGTTTATGATATGTTAGACGGTGAACCCGGACAGATGATTCTTAATCGTCTAAAACCTATCGGTCTTATCGGTGTTGCTTTCTGGGAAAACGGTTTTAAACACTTCACGGCAAATGAACCCCTACGCTCTGTAGAGGATTTTAAAGATAAAAAAATTCGTGTTATGAAAAGCCGAATCATCATGGAACAGTTCAGATCCTTTGGTGCCGAGCCTGTTCCTATAGACTTTCACTCTACAAAACAAGCACTCCACGATAAAGTTGTAGACGGGCAGGAAAATCCTTTAATAGCTATTGTAAGTATGGGATTTCATGAAGAACAGTCAGATCTTACTTTAAGCGAGCACGCTTATCTTGGATATGTCCTCTCTTTTAGTGAGAAAACATTCAACAAACTCCCGCAAAATATTCAAATGATTCTTCTAGAGAGCGCAAAAGATGTAACTCCTTGGGAGAGAGAAGAGACACAAAGACGTGAAGCGAAACTTTTAGACATAATTGAACAAAGTGGTGTGCAAATCCATCAAATAAGTGCTCAAGAACGTCAAAGATTTGCTAAAAAAACAGCCCATATTGCTGAAGAGTTTGAAGATATTATCGGTTCAGATATCATCTCAAAAACCAAAGAGCTTCTCTACAATAAATATGGTTCTCATCTAAATCATGAAAACCACATCTTAATAGGGATAGATACTGATGTATCTGCGGACTCCAAAGTTGCCGGCTTAGCTATAAAACGCGGTGCTGAGATAGCGGTTGAGGAGATCAATAAAAAGGGTGGTCTGCTTGGAAGACACTT
Above is a window of Sulfurimonas marina DNA encoding:
- a CDS encoding HlyD family secretion protein codes for the protein MNKTVLKKVLFGVLVVGAFIIYYMMENLNSNQLSDAFASGNGRLEMTEVDIATKYPGRVKDVLVQEGEIVSKGQLMAKLDTKELEARLKQTEAMVQQAIQQKEYSKAIVAQRKSELSLAQKNLERSKSLYVNKNISLVQLQQDETRLKSAKAALAAAKAQVVSAEASIEAAKAQVETIKVNIEECSLYAPINARVLYKLVEPGEIVGSGTKLYTLLDVTDTFMTIFLPTADAGRVAIGSEARIMIDALPNKPIPAFVSFVSPEAQFTPKEIETDKERAKLMFRIKVKVDPKIIKDGFKSAKSGLPGVAYVRLESSTPWPLYLEVTENNKTAP
- a CDS encoding TetR/AcrR family transcriptional regulator translates to MSLKKKVQELKRDLILEEASKLFQNEGYENMKVAELASNVGVSVGSIYTIFGSKENLYNNYILNQIDYYLEILENEIKDVNDPYEKLQILTNIKFQAFMSHKNVLHLGVNHPLFYINTYNITDEDDVMMHVYKFISENIMEPLREKVKTSKTSLEMTLLYDSISTAMVKYWVIVNDDLLQKSDELVESFLLLVENR
- a CDS encoding TolC family protein — encoded protein: MDKMKLLLLTVFATISLWGAPQSAEVDVAIVMDAQTSQYQNIKDELSTELKVMTQSEFKIHFLNPLVIDWSTSQAHAALERLQNDPKVDMIITIGLVSANTAFKKTKLKKPTFAPYLLHFEQQSQTTKANMNYLAFGTPFDVALNDFLNVVSFKNMTLIVDEKLSSSLPNAMESLKRSTLNRGINFHVVVSGSKNLLEQIPADTQAVMLTPLPSLSSGSKQKLIDTLVQKRLPSYSLGDDLNVYDGVMMSSVSTENTSRRIRQLALNIQAVLRGEEAQQLPTKFEDKHQLLINLNTTNKIGVYPSFELLNKAKVIGDGEVIEGKALSLSDVAKLAIKNNLYIIAGELGIKQEDENIKEVRSVLLPQIRGSLSYTQQNSDNVYVKNGFYAEKSSMGAIKVHQVLFSEKALAALEIQKKVKAATVAQQRTLEMDVVEQATTMFLNILIAQTQLKVEKENLKLTKSNLEMAQARVDAGTSDLSDLYHWESRIATSKQRVLQEKAGVEQAKDALNLILNRPITQRIKTTPATLEDPALLISNKELLSLISNENELKRINDYIVQEGLKNASELQMYNGYIAAQKRKLTSDRRTYFSPDVEFVGEVSRVFDEQRNPASGFSLEDQTNWSASVVLSLPLYEGSARGARSSHSQLKLQQLQLSKEQEENSIEQQIRYDLHTIRSSYPSIELTQQAAKAAKKSFELVQNNYAKGTRSMTDLLVAQNETLLADQRSASAIYKFLTDLMNLQRDMGRFDFFMDESERKSFTKEFFSTLENSHNQSHKTSKAKE
- the rbbA gene encoding ribosome-associated ATPase/putative transporter RbbA, with the protein product MKPVVHIENLSHHYGNTIAVDNVSLDIPSGCMVGFIGPDGVGKSSVLALLSGVRKLQKGSIEVLDHNIDLQNDRNAIGPRIAFMPQGLGKNLYMSLSVEENIDFFGRLFGQSKAERKARITELLASTGLTPFRDRPAGKLSGGMKQKLGLCCALIHDPELLILDEPTTGVDPLSRRQFWELVERIRKRREGMSVIIATAYMEEAERFDWLVAMDEGKILSTGTPKELLLQTKTTNLDEAFIALLPEAKRQGHELLQIPPRRVQEDETKAIVAKGLTMRFGDFTAVDDVSFSIERGEIFGFLGSNGCGKTTTMKMLTGLLTPSSGESWLFEQPTDAQDMATRNQVGYMTQSFSLYSELTVVQNLMLHARLFHIPKEKIKKRIDEMIERFDLEHYKDSLTADLPLGIRQRLSLAVAVVHHPKMLILDEPTSGVDPISRDRFWELLIDLSRNDGVTIFVSTHFMNEGERCDRISLMHEGRVLASDTPEALTKQRNKETLEEAFIEYLEEASGVKGEKESEAEVVEFEQSKQPNRFFSPLRLFGYSYRETLELLRDPIRLMFASLGTILLMLTLGYGITMDVEDLRFAVLDQDRTPQSRDYIQNLSGSRYFLEQSPIYSQDELEQRMRSGKIAVALEIPPGFGRNLKQGRDVEIGVWIDGAMPFRAETIKGYISGMHYNYILSLARQTLGYTPSLSAANIEMRYRYNQDFKSIYAMVPAVIPMLLVFIPSILMALSIVREKELGSITNFYATPVTRFEFLLGKQLPYIVISMIGFLGLILFAIFLFGVPLKGSLTTLIVGALLFVTTTTGMGLLISAFARTQIAAIAGTAILTLLPTISFSGLKDPVSSLEGVGAFIGEIFPATFFINISRGVFSKALEFKDLTHDLMGLTAAVIVITLLSAMALKKQEQ